The window CTGGCCACCACTGGCCAGGGATCCAGCACTTCTCACTGTGCTCATCTATTTTTCCCCCAGCTCCTACTGCCCCGAGCACCGTCcagagcaggaggtgcaggCGACTCCAGAGCCGGGCACCGATTGCCTCATCTGCATGGAGCCTGTGGAGGATAGAAAGACCTTTGAAACCATGGTGTGCCCAACGTGTAAAAGAGCCTGGTTCCACAGGGACTGCATCCAGGTCGGATCCCTCCCCTCagtcctggggcacagcaggtgctcagcagcaccagggcctGGCTCACACTGCATGTGtttgccctgcagggacaggccatgcgCGCTGGTGCTTTATTCTTCCAGTGCCCCCTCTGCAGAGACAGCGGGGAATTCGCTGTTGAAATGTTCTTCATGGGGATCAGAGTCCCCTTCAGGTTGGTGTCCTTCTGCCTGGCTCACAAGACAGGAGGCTGCAAATGCTGTGTTGTGCCAGGCCGTGccccagcagtcctggccctgccctgtcccatgaCTCTGGGCTTCAGCTTCACACACAACTTGGAAAAGcgctggaggaaaagcagggacaccctggacCTCCATgaggagagggcagcagaaactcatcaggttttcctttctgcatCAGACAGCCAACATGGGAGGACAACGATGCCTTTGCTTATCTAGGAGAGAGGCACAGCATGTGCAATGCCAGGGAATGCCTTTACcctggaggcagggaggaggcagagcatgaggggtaagttgggaagctgcacccggggctctgcagggaaacCATATCTCGGCAAGGGCTCAAAGAGGCAAGAACTTGCAAGAGCTTAGCCAGACAACCACATGCTGGGACACTTTGTCCTCAGTGCCATAAGCCTCTTTGcctccccaggccctggcaattgctcctgtgctcctcctgtgctgctgagggcaccCACAGGCGCTGCTCTGGCCTGAGAAAAAAGACATACATATGGGAGTGTGACAGCTGTGCTGGTCTTGGAACGTGTATGAGTCAAAGCCCccggtgtccctgggctgggggcagtgcccaggctggccttggcagAGCCCATGTGCTCCTGAAGGCATAGGGGTACTGCTCTGGCCTGGCCTGCCTTGGGCCTGGGGGGCCTTTGACATTCCTGCTTGCCCTTACAGCCTCCAGGGATGAGCCAGAGCTCAgtggccccagcctggccagacaGTCAGGACAGGAATCTGCTCATGGCTCCTCAGAATCCCAGGACATCAGGCCCAGCTCCGGCACGCCGGTGCCATCGGGGCTGGCTTCCCCGTCTCCATCTCCAGAGACCAGCAGCCAAAACAGCCAGCAACAGCCAGCATCACAGCAGTCACTGCCATCTTCCTTGCTggacaccagcagccccagcagatcaAGGCCAACATACAGCAGCTCCCCGGACCCTGAGGACAGGCTCCATTCCAGACGTGCTGGGCCTGACCGCAGGCGAAACAGCTCTGGCCCGCAAGGTCAGGACCCAAATCAGCCCGTCCGATCGAGGAGTCGCTgtgacaggagcagcaggacaacATCAAGGGCTGAGAGGCCGCGGCAAAGGGCGACACCTCCACAGACATCCTCCACACACAGCCGCTCCCGGCAGCAAGTGGGAGCTCAGAGTCCACGTGTCCGGTCCAGGAGTCggcgtgacagcagcagcagcaggacacggCTGAGGGGTGAGAGACCCAGGCAAAAGGTGACTCTTCCACAGACATCCCCCAGACACAGCCGCTGCCGGCAGCAGGGTCGGGCCCAGAGTCCACGTGTCCGGTCCAggcgtgacagcagcagcagcaggatagGAGTGAGAGCTGAGAGATCCGGGCTAAGGGAGATGGCTCCACGGACATCTCCCAGACGCCGCCGCTCCCGGAAGCAGGGTCGGGCCCAGAGTCAACGTGTCCGGTCCAGTTGTCggcgtgacagcagcagcaggacagggccgAGGGCTGAGAGGCCCAGGCAAAGGGAGGCATTGTCAGGGATGTCCCCCAGACACCGCCGCTCCCGCCTGCAGCGCCGGGCCTCAGATCCACCTGTGcagtccaggagtggccaggacagcagcaggaggacagcAGCGCGTGCTGAGAGTCCAAGGCGCAGGGGGACACCGTCGGGGACGTCCCGCAGGAGCAGCCGCTCCCGCCATCGACATCGGGCCTCAAGTGGCACCTCCTACAGCAGCACGTAGCGCCATCTTTTCTTTCTAGTCCATGGGTTCGCTGCCGGAAGTGAAGGTGAGAACGGTCAGCACAGGGCCCCTGAGATTTGCAGGTCTGTGAGAAAACCCTGTTAGCTCTTGACATTTCTACCGGCAGGAAAGAGGTCTGTGCTAAATACCTTGATTTCTGTGTAACCCTGTATTCAGTGACAAGTCCCTTAACGATGTGGCTAATGGAAAAGGACTCTTGCTCCTGCCTTTAGACTCCAGCCTCAGATGTTTCCCCACTGCTTAGCCTTGAAAGTGAACCACTCCTTAATGGGCTTGGATCCGGTTAGGGAGACGTTCAGAGCAAGGAGGCTCTTGCAGAAGCTGTCTTTGGAAAGGACATGTGCTGGGTTGCAAGATTTGAGCAATCTCCTTTCAGGAAGaccaaaagaaagaagaaagaagagagtGAGACACTGTCTCAAGTGTCTGAAGAAAACAATTCCAATGTTGCTGCTGATTTGAAAGACTTGATTAGACTTTCaaagaacaaagcagaaaagagtGTGGAAATACCCTGGGACAAAGAGGACACACAGGACTCTGGCCCAGATGACCATTTGGGACCTTTGCCTGAGAAGGACGCAGCTCAGGAGTGGAGGGCTTTCAAGTTTTCCTTCTCTGGAGTCACAGACGAGTTGGGCATCAAAGAAGGTAAGAGCAGAACCCTTTGAACAGTGCCATTGCTAAGGAACAGCTTCTGGCAGGCACTGTAGGGCAATAGAGTGTAATGAAGGTCAGGATCCAGGggattttcagcagcagaagtcaGGAATTAGGCAGCAGCATTTTGAGCTTCATTTCAGCTTGCCAAGGCTGAGGCAGATTCATGAGAGGTACCTGATGCTTGTGTTTCAGGAATTCAGGAAGGCATGCTTTGAGAAGGCATTGGGTACTTTGCAGAGTGGTAGAAAAGCTTGTTGTCATGCCCTGAATTCCTCAAAGAGGGAAAATGGTAACATACCAGTCATATTAAGTTTCCTAGAACCTGAcaagattttaaaggaaatgtgtgTTAATGTAGAGGGAGGAGCACAATCCTGGAGCTGACTTCAAGGACCATGAGCATTCTGTTTGTTACTGAATTCTATTCTTGGACCTTTAGAAAAGGGAAAGTGAAGGACACATCATCATTGGGGTGTCCCAATCCTAGATAAAATGAGGCTTTATGAAATGAAGATGTAACAACATTAAATCGAGTCCCACTCGtgcaggagagaaagaaatgttgTGAACTTAcccaaaatcctaaaaaacaCAATGCAACAGCACAAAGCAAGAAGCCCTCCACACTTGTACTGAATTCAGAAGGTATTCAGTGTCTTCTGAATGCAATGATAAATGTTGAAAAATACATAAGGGATGCCGAGAACTAAGTGGAAAATCCTGAAGCACAGATACAGCTCACAAACTCTGGCAGGAGACGATTCTGTCCTTCTGAAATCTGTCTTTTCCAGTGTATTTCTCTTGAAAGGAGGAATCTTTCCTGCCCAGCAGAGGAATAatctggttttggctttttttctctattgCTGCTGTTATCGCAGAGCCTTACGTACTTGGAACAACAAAACCGGTACAAGTCACGTGGCAAGAGGATCGACGTGTCCAAGACAGCAGTTCTGAGGGTGAAGAGGAGCCCCAGATGTCAGAAATTGAAAAGGACTGAGAAATGCAAGTTCCATTGCTCTTTGTTGTCTCCTTGGCGGTAGTAGCTGAATGCTGTGGCAATATTAACAGCAGCCCTCAGCAAGTGGGAAACTGACATTGCACGCCGCTGAAAGTCATCTTGGAAAACCATTTGTGCTGCACAGAGTCAAAACGCCCAGCAGCCTGTTTGCTGTGAAGTTGAATGTGGAAAAGGAGAAGTAGAGCACAAGAAATTTTCCGGGTCATTTGGGTTTGACCAACTCCAAACGGAGTTTGGCCAAAAGCCAAAGACACAGTCAGTTTTCACTTTCAAAGTGGCTTTTGTAAAATCAAAAGCTCTATTTGGGTACTAGGGAATAAAGTTTTTCAATGTATACAATGTCTCTGAAGCACTACAGTTTCAAGTCATGCGCATGGAATTTCAAAGTACAATTTAGGATGCTAAAATCCCTTTGTACTTGTCTGGGTTTCTTTCTTTACCACACACAGAAAGTGCTAGAGTTTGCTTCTTCTCCGACGATCATGAACGCCTTAGAGGTAGGACAGAATTTCTTCACCCCCTTTtggatttctttcccttctgaaCCTTTCCTGGACTAGTTATGAATGTTTTCAAGCAAAATTTGCCACCCTTACTTGTGGCCAAAATAGTGGTAGAATCCCATGAGCAAGTCCTGGTAAAATAGAGGTCAAGCAGATTTCTGGCTTActtttctttcagatatttgGCTAATAGGAATCTGGACTTTTAGAGCTTATCAAAAACTTAGTCACTTGACAGGTTACCTAGACAGTTTGGATCCTTTCAGGTACGTGTAGCATCTTGaactttttcctgcctttctttcGGGTGTTACCATCCGGAATGTTGAGTTTGGCTTGTATGTGCCTGTGGTTCTTGGTCCTCAAGAATCTGGGGCTTTCTCTTCTGAATCCAGTGAATTTGTTATttagaaacaaagcaaacaacaacaaaagggaaaacacaCAGTCCCCAAAACCTGCACAGGCCTCCAGAACAATTGCTTGTTATATTTTGTAGAATATATAGTCTTAAGACAGGCTCAAAGGCTGTGCCTTTCTTGAGACTGATTAGGTAACTCTGATGCAAGGTACTGCTGTGTTCATGCAGTTACCGGCCTGCAATCTCCCCGCCTGTCTGATTTACAGGGTGTGTTGAAACGGAGAGCTCAGTCCTCAGCAGGCCTCAGTGCTGGGGGAGGATGCAGTGTCCTAGTGCTGAGTGGTGGCCCTTGTCAGCCAGGACTTCAGCAAGCCTTTGTCCCTGCCTCCCTTGTGGCACTCctgaggcagctcagggacagtgGGGTAGAGAAGTGCGCAGTGGAGCTGCAAACTCAGGTAGCTGTGAGCTCAGGGGGCCGTGCTGGGGCCAGCCTTGTTTGCCTTATTCCCCAGTGACCTGGCAGAAGGTACGGAGCGCTCCCTCAGCACGTTTGCTGATGGGACAGAAtcgggagcaggggctgatgctccacaaggctgtgctgcccttccGTGAGAGCTGGACAGGCTCGAGAGTTGAGCAGAGAGGGACCTCATGAACTTGCACCAGGGAAAGCCTCTAGAAGAGCTTGAGGCTTTGTAATTACCAGGCAACAGAAATGTTTCAGCATAGTGGAGTGTATAACGTCATCTTGTGATGTCCAGTCAGGGAAAGCACCGCCTCTCCTTATGGTACAGGACCCGTTCTTCGTGTGTATGCAAAGGAAGTCTTTGCGACAAACAGTGAATTTAGGAAATTCCCCTACTATTATGTTGGATTTTCATGATTTTCTGGAATGCCAGGTGAAGCGTAAGGATTccaaaaggaaagtgaaaacaaaccaataaaTCTTCTTTTAGaaatcagaaatgtttcctgtttGTTGCTTGAAGAAGTtgccaaacaacaaaacttttgAAATCCTTTCAAAGATCTAGCAGGAAAAAGCATTGGCCTAAAGCGTTAGCCGGTGTTTCTGAGGAGGAACACGGTTCTAGAGTCAATTCAAGGTTTGCaccagggtttgggggtttttgccTGTATGCTTTGAATGtgagctgcttctctgcaggacTTTTAATAATTGGATCGTGTACTGAAGACAACGTGTTACTGTGTCCTGGAGTCCAGTACTGAAGAGGGTTGagacagagcaggcagctctgtgtctgtgtgtaactcgcaggagctgcaccggagcagtgcccagggcctaGAGAAGCCAACAGGTTCCTGGCGCTGAGGACAAAGTGCCCATGGCTCGGGATTGTCCGGCCAAGCTCTTCTGGCTCCTTCTACTTGGAGCCCTTGCCAgggtccctgcagagccctggatGCAGCTTCCCAACTCTaccctctgcctcctccctccctcctgggtGTCAGGATCCGCTGGAGCGAGTGGGGGGTCGTGATGGTTCAttaactgatctcagagtgcaaaaaCAACACGGAGGGGATTTCAGTATTGGTCAAAACAAATTCACCTTTTATTGAATGACCACAGCAAATGCAATATAGGGAttagaaaagagataaaagataaagagagagagagggacagagaaagGAGGTATAACTACCAAATGTAGAGACAAAAGCCTGGTGGTGCAGTCAATGGGAAATTTGCCTTTTCCGGTCAGGGAGGATCTCAATGTCCTGGTTAACTCAGGGATCTATTATAGTCCTTTGCCTGGGGGGAGAAACAGGTCTTGAAATTGCCGAGGAGAAACAGATACAATAAAGCCTAAGTCTATTGAAATCGTTGAGGGAGAACGGGTACTGAGAACGGGTGCAGAAagtccatgttctcagaagtgAACGAGAGCCATTGTTTTCTTGGGCCAACAACCACACCTGGGCAAGCATCTTGCTTTGACCAGGCCAGCCCCTCCCGCCACGTTTAGGATAATAGGGGtgtcagtctcagtccttgggagGGGGCTTCAATCTCCCTTTGTCACAGTGATAGTGAAACAGATGAAAGGTTTTCCATGGGGGACCACCAAAGTTACCCCTGAAAGTTCATTTGGCCGACAGATGGGGAAATTCATGGGCCATTGCTGCCAAGCAGGCGCAAGCATAGGGGGCGAGTCGCTCCTTGGCAGGccctgctggaagcaggaaaCTATGGCTGCAGTGCAGACCCAGCTGCAAACAATCCCTTGGCAAGCAtccacctcagccaggccagaccTCCAGTCAGGGTCTTCAGCGGTCCCGGTCTCCGTTCTGGCGACGGTCGTGAGGCAAAATGAGGGAAACTTTGGAGCGTCTCTTTCACTGGCTAAAGGCATTCCCTGGCATTGCACcggctctgcctccctcctaGATCACTGAAGGCATCGCCTTCCGCCCAAGGTGGCTCTCCCATGGAGACGGGAAAGTGCATgaactcctgctgccccagcatcaggcaggtgcagggtgtccctgcttgtCAACCCTTGCCCTGTTTCCCCGGGATGCCGCTGATTGTTCTAGAAGTCACGGACCTGGATTTCCAGGAGCATGTTTGCAGAGACATGAATGAGAAAAATCGACAAGAATTGTTTGTGCTTctcttcttgattttttaaaaatatttttgctagaAGGAAAGCATGGACCAAACTGGGAGTCTTCCTTTACTGGAGGAAAGGCATCCTCCTGCATTTGACTTCCGAGTCGAGGACTGTTGCAAGCTCTCCTGTCAGATGTGCACTGAAAATTCTCATggagttttctgtgtttccactGAGCCAGTATAAACACTGACGCTTCTAAAGAGGTTAATGATAACTTTTCCATTTATAAGCAATGTCAAAGTTGTTAATTGATGGATGACGGGATAAGTGAGGTGTGGAGGCAGCTGTGGTGGTCTCCAGGTTTAGCTCCTGTTCCCAGTGGtgatcagcagcagcatcaaatCATGTTCATCTTAGTCTTCTCCAGACAGGTGCAGGAAAAAGTTGGATCACCTAGAGGAGGGTTCGAATCTCTGCAGTGCCGGAGACTCTGCACATGCTCTGTGGGCAACTGACTGCTAGGGGCAGGAgcagacatttcccatggccagggccagagccctgcagtggcagtgtcTGAACAGCAGCTTCCTGCCTACAGTCCCACCCTCGATGGCTGCCCCAGGGCCTGGCATTTGACCCTGCACTTGCTGCAGGAGTCCCTGCCCTGGTTCCCTGCTGACCAAAGGCTCGGAGCCATCTCAGAGCCTCGGTTCCCAAGGGGGCTGCCACAAGTGGTTGCCAGGGACCTGAGGCCATGGCTGCCCCAATTGTGAGTGCACGATGCTGATGTCAGAGTAGCCATTGTGACCCGTGCGAGCACGGCCCCAaatgggtaggccgcgctcagGCCGTGTGTCAGTGTGACCTGACAACggcaggagaaggtagggcATGGACGTGGCTGCCCAGGAACCACAGGGGCCCCACACCTTGGGGCTctgggcctgtgctgcaggctcacctgcctctcccttcccagAATCAGATGAGGAACATCCAGAGGAGAACTGCGGTGTTCCTTGACGTGATTGTCAGGAGGAGAAGGCGGACAGGAGGAGGGCTCacgcagggctgagcagggagtagTGCCCTCGTGGCTCTGGGCCTGTTCTGCCAACTCCCCACAcactctgctttctccagcaGACAGAGAGGACCAAAAGCTAGAGCAGACCTTGGCACTCCTGGACAGCGACTGACACCTGACACGTGCCATGTCTGACAGGAAGCAGGAAGGCCCTGGTGACAGGGAGCCAGGTGAGGGCAAAGCAGGCctagcacagcctggcccagggactcctgtggcaggcagtgtggggcccggagcagaggcagggggaggcaggagctgctcagccatgccGGGGCTGGaagcctccctcctccccgtgtgggtcccagctgggccagggggcagctcctgggacagccgTGCCCGCAATggcccctgctctgcaaggcctccagccctgcccctcaggcaggcaggcaggcaggcagggacagagcagcccttgGGGCCGATGCTGCTGCAGGCTAAGAGCCCCGCAGAGGTGCTCATGCCAGCTGccactggctctgtcccctgcagcatgcATGCTGTGTCGCCGTGTGGAGGCTGACCCGGACGCCTGTGGTGACAAAGTGGAGAAGtgcaggctctgtgcccacgtCTTTTGCCTGGTGCGTGGCTGCGGGTGCTCCCTCCACCACTGCAATGGGCAGTTCCTGCCACTCTCTCCTCATCAGCTCCTcccctttgctgcagtttttcGCCACTCTGCTTTTTCGCCAAGAGGACCATCCTGTTGGACTCATGGGCTTTCTGCCTCGAGATATCCAAATTGCAGTGTGGCGGGCGGCACAGAAGGTGAGAGCCTGACAAGAGCAGGGAGATTTGTGCCAGGCGAGGTTTGCCATAGCttagcccaggctgcagcaaagcAAGGCCGGCCCAACAGCCGGTACTGGGACAAagtctggctcccagcagctctggcacagaggctctggcacaggagcctcctccctcctcccccaggcGGCTCTGTGGGCTGGGACCCAGCAGTGGCCGCATCCTGCGCCCTGCCCGGAGCcgcggggctgccaggggaggccccgaggctgctgctgatggggcTGCTTGGCTCTTTCCAGCGCTGCTGCGTCTGTGGCCAGAGCGGGGCAACCATCATGTGCTGCAAGGAGGACTGCGAGAGATGGTTCCACCTGCCCTGCGCCAAGGAGGGTGGCTGCGTCAATCAGTACATCACTCCATACAGGTACCTCCTCTCCGCTTCTGGCCACCACTGGCCAGGGATCCAGCACTTCTCACTGTGCTCATCTATTTTTCCCCCAGCTCCTACTGCCCCGAGCACCGTCcagagcaggaggtgcaggCGACTCCAGAGCCGGGCACCGATTGCCTCATCTGCATGGAGCCTGTGGAGGATAGAAAGACCTTTGAAACCATGGTGTGCCCAACGTGTAAAAGAGCCTGGTTCCACAGGGACTGCATCCAGGTCGGATCCCTCCCCTCagtcctggggcacagcaggtgctcagcagcaccagggcctGGCTCACACTGCATGTGtttgccctgcagggacaggccatgcgCGCTGGTGCTTTATTCTTCCAGTGCCCCCTCTGCAGAGACAGCGGGGAATTCGCTGTTGAAATGTTCTTCATGGGGATCAGAGTCCCCTTCAGGTTGGTGTCCTTCTGCCTGGCTCACAAGACAGGAGGCTGCAAATGCTGTGTTGTGCCAGGCCGTGccccagcagtcctggccctgccctgtcccatgaCTCTGGGCTTCAGCTTCACACACAACTTGGAAAAGcgctggaggaaaagcagggacaccctggacCTCCATgaggagagggcagcagaaactcatcaggttttcctttctgcatCAGACAGCCAACATGGGAGGACAACGATGCCTTTGCTTATCTAGGAGAGAGGCACAGCATGTGCAATGCCAGGGAATGCCTTTACcctggaggcagggaggaggcagagcatgaggggtaagttgggaagctgcacccggggctctgcagggaaacCATATCTCGGCAAGGGCTCAAAGAGGCAAGAACTTGCAAGAGCTTAGCCAGACAACCACATGCTGGGACACTTTGTCCTCAGTGCCATAAGCCTCTTTGcctccccaggccctggcaattgctcctgtgctcctcctgtgctgctgagggcaccCACAGGCGCTGCTCTGGCCTGAGAAAAAAGACATACATATGGGAGTGTGACAGCTGTGCTGGTCTTGGAACGTGTATGAGTCAAAGCCCccggtgtccctgggctgggggcagtgcccaggctggccttggcagAGCCCATGTGCTCCTGAAGGCATAGGGGTACTGCTCTGGCCTGGCCTGCCTTGGGCCTGGGGGGCCTTTGACATTCCTGCTTGCCCTTACAGCCTCCAGGGATGAGCCAGAGCTCAgtggccccagcctggccagacaGTCAGGACAGGAATCTGCTCATGGCTCCTCAGAATCCCAGGACATCAGGCCCAGCTCCGGCACGCCGGTGCCATCGGGGCTGGCTTCCCCGTCTCCATCTCCAGAGACCAGCAGCCAAAACAGCCAGCAACAGCCAGCATCACAGCAGTCACTGCCATCTTCCTTGCTggacaccagcagccccagcagatcaAGGCCAACATACAGCAGCTCCCCGGACCCTGAGGACAGGCTCCATTCCAGACGTGCTGGGCCTGACCGCAGGCGAAACAGCTCTGGCCCGCAAGGTCAGGACCCAAATCAGCCCGTCCGATCGAGGAGTCGCTgtgacaggagcagcaggacaacATCAAGGGCTGAGAGGCCGCGGCAAAGGGCGACACCTCCACAGACATCCTCCAGACACAGCCACTCCCAGCAGCAAGTGGGAGCTCAGAGTCCACGTGTCCGGTCCAGGAGTCggcgtgacagcagcagcagcaggacacggCTGAGGGGTGAGAGACCCAGGCAAAAGGTGACTCTTCCACAGACATCCCCCAGACACAGCCACTGCCGGCAGCAGGGTCGGGCCCAGAGTCCACGTGTCCGGTCCAggcgtgacagcagcagcagcaggatagGAGCGAGAGCTGAGAGATCCGGGCTAAGGGAGATGGCTCCACGGACATCTCCCAGACGCCGCCGCTCCCGGAAGCAGGGTCGGGCCCAGAGTCAACGTGTCCGGTCCAGTTGTCggcgtgacagcagcagcaggacagggccgAGGGCTGAGAGGCCCAGGCAAAGGGAGGCATTGTCAGGGATGTCCCCCAGACACCGCCGCTCCCGCCTGCAGCGCCGGGCCTCAGATCCACCTGTGcagtccaggagtggccaggacagcagcaggaggacagcAGCGCGTGCTGAGAGTCCAAGGCGCAGGGGGACACCGTCGGGGACGTCCCGCAGGAGCAGCCGCTCCCGCCATCGACATCGGGCCTCAAGTGGCACCTCCTACAGCAGCACGTAGCGCCATCTTTTCTTTCTAGTCCATGGGTTCGCTGCCGGAAGTGAAGGTGAGAACGGTCAGCACAGGGCCCCTGAGATTTGCAGGTCTGTGAGAAAACCCTGTTAGCTCTTGACATTTCTACCGGCAGGAAAGAGGTCTGTGCTAAATACCTTGATTTCTGTGTAACCCTGTATTCAGTGACAAGTCCCTTAACGATGTGGCTAATGGAAAAGGACTCTTGCTCCTGCCTTTAGACTCCAGCCTCAGATGTTTCCCCACTGCTTAGCCTTGAAAGTGAACCACTCCTTAATGGGCTTGGATCCGGTTAGGGAGACGTTCAGAGCAAGGAGGCTCTTGCAGAAGCTGTCTTTGGAAAGGACATGTGCTGGGTTGCAAGATTTGAGCAATCTCCTTTCAGGAAGaccaaaagaaagaagaaagaagagagtGAGACACTGTCTCAAGTGTCTGAAGAAAACAATTCCAATGTTGCTGCTGATTTGAAAGACTTGATTAGACTTTCa of the Passer domesticus isolate bPasDom1 chromosome 9, bPasDom1.hap1, whole genome shotgun sequence genome contains:
- the LOC135308363 gene encoding PHD finger protein 7-like encodes the protein MCCKEDCERWFHLPCAKEGGCVNQYITPYSSYCPEHRPEQEVQATPEPGTDCLICMEPVEDRKTFETMVCPTCKRAWFHRDCIQGQAMRAGALFFQCPLCRDSGEFAVEMFFMGIRVPFRQPTWEDNDAFAYLGERHSMCNARECLYPGGREEAEHEGPWQLLLCSSCAAEGTHRRCSGLRKKTYIWECDSCAGLGTSSRDEPELSGPSLARQSGQESAHGSSESQDIRPSSGTPVPSGLASPSPSPETSSQNSQQQPASQQSLPSSLLDTSSPSRSRPTYSSSPDPEDRLHSRRAGPDRRRNSSGPQDIPQTQPLPAAGSGPESTCPVQA
- the LOC135308362 gene encoding PHD finger protein 7-like, translating into MCCKEDCERWFHLPCAKEGGCVNQYITPYSSYCPEHRPEQEVQATPEPGTDCLICMEPVEDRKTFETMVCPTCKRAWFHRDCIQGQAMRAGALFFQCPLCRDSGEFAVEMFFMGIRVPFRQPTWEDNDAFAYLGERHSMCNARECLYPGGREEAEHEGPWQLLLCSSCAAEGTHRRCSGLRKKTYIWECDSCAGLGTSSRDEPELSGPSLARQSGQESAHGSSESQDIRPSSGTPVPSGLASPSPSPETSSQNSQQQPASQQSLPSSLLDTSSPSRSRPTYSSSPDPEDRLHSRRAGPDRRRNSSGPQASGSSESTCPVQESA